The Denticeps clupeoides chromosome 1, fDenClu1.1, whole genome shotgun sequence genome segment GGCAGAGGAGAACCACTGTGTCCATATCATACTCACCGGATGTCATCCAAACTCAGGCTATTTCTGGAACAGGCACAGTGGGTTAAAACTGGTCCAGAATAAAAATACACCCCATGATCAAACACCAGTTAGCACATTATCAAGAGTTGAACACTGTGAGCAATATGTGAACATTCAACAAAAAAATGGGGGGAAAAGGTAGGTTAATACACATAATGTTAATTCACTGAAATTGAACTCTAACAGTGTAGTCTACTTTACAACGTGAAACAAAAGATAAGCAAACTGTTTTATATTCATGGAATGCAAAGTGTTTTAAAACGTCTTAAATATCTGTAACTGTATAGCTTTGCATTCAGCATTTAACAAATTATGCAACGTTTTTGCAACACTTGGCTTTCCATGCATACTAACTATTAGTACTAAAGTACTAAGTACTAAAGTACTAACTATAAGTACTAAAATTCACAATGATTCAGTATTCAATCCtgatggacaaacacacacctgctcagCTTAGAGTTCCTGGTCGGGGATTCTGCCCCTCTCAGAAGTTGCCTGAAGTACTGAAACATACAACATGAAAATCTTAGCCCAAGAAAAGTGTGTATTCGGCAGCTAGAAGTCACTGGACTGGTGTCTCTGGTGCTAGATATGAAGATACAGTGATCTCTTGTCTAGAGGACATGAAGTCACTGGTCAGTCATGTGTTTGGAGTTATGACATAAACACTGATTGTTTATGGAGgggtgtgtgattgtgtgtttatttgtgctgGTGAAGGTAGGTTTCTTTCTCTAAGTTACCTCATCACTATGGCAGAACATTGGCGTAAATACATTCTCCAGCAGGGACAGGACATGTTCATAGGCCTCAAAAAGGCACCGCATGGTCTGTAGCTTCACTACCTCAGTGTATGGACCTTGAGCAACTGAAATGCAAAGGTAATTAGGTTTAGAATTGTTTCAATGCAATTTCTAGTTTTTAGAAATTCTTAGAACAAACAAAACTAGTAAACTCACTGTTTCGTATTTCCTCAACAATAAAGGGGTCAAAGCGGATCTTGTCAATGCTCTCATCAAGGCAATAGGTTTCATAGATCTTCTTAACTTCATCATGAAGCATAAGCTTTTCAGCGTCAGAAAGCTCAGGACACAAAATCTTGTCGTTGAACTCTTCTACACAAAGACAAATACTAAAGCATAATGTATCTATGCATGATCATGTGAAGgtatttagtgaaagtgaagtgagtcattgtgaaacactgcagcacagcacacggtgacacaacgaaatgtgtcctctgctttaaaccatcacccttagtgagcagtgggcagcccggggagcagactGTGCGGACatagctttgctcagtggcaccttagcggctcgggattcgaaccggcaaactttctgattatggggccgcttccttaaccgctatgccaccatTGCCCCTAATATGTTATTATGTTCCCTTAAAAATTTTGCCTGATGGACAATCTAAAATATCCCTTATCTAATGGAGTTTTGAGGGGATATTTTTTCTGCCTTTTGTGTGGCAAGTGTGGGCTGGAATATATAAGCATTCTGGAAGGGTCTCCACCAGGGACAGGTTTGCCACTGCAAGCTTCACAAACTATAGCCTTCTGATAGGATGTCATTACATCAGAGGTTCTTACCCACAGTTAGGCAGAACTGCAGAACGTGGACAGCGCCCTCCTGCTTCAGAAAGTTCATGAAGCGAAACAGCAGGTCCTGCTGCTCACGGATTTCCTTCAGCTCCAGCTTCAGAACCTGAAGGCAGGGCAGACCAGTTTACATAATCTCCACAACTGTATAATGCATTGTACCACAACCACAAGGAGACAAAGAGGCTTACTGAGGGCTTCTTGCAACGAGGGTCTGCATACTTCTGCAGGAACGGAACCAAAGCCGAGTTCGGATCAGTGGCAGCTTCAGGCTTTACAAGAAACAAGAACTTCTGATCACCACTGGTATTCActaaactcatttacatttatattgatTGCATCaagcagatgtccttatccagagcgatttacaattagtagttacagggacagtccccctggagacacttaagtgtcaAGCTCAGAGACAATAAGTGCTGCTTTAgcatcttctggttcataggcaagtgtgatacccactaggctactaacactcATATGCACATTGTGTTAACAGTCTTAACCTATGAATCTGAATGTTCCAGCATAATCCAATGGCACTTACCGGAGTATTGTCTATGAATATCAACAAAAGATGGTTCACCGTGTCCTAGAAAAGCAGATAAACCTGTTCACCCACAGTGCTGGTACAAGGAGACCATTCTTTCTGTCTCGAGAGTAATGTACCTGGTCCACAGACCTTTTTCTATACTGAAAATAAAGATACCTACACTTTACAGGTGACTTACTGGATCGGCAATGTAGTCCATAGATGGGAGGAAAACAGATCCGGCCAAGACCTCTCTTATCAGGAGAGTTAGAGATCTGCAAACAACAGGGAGGCACTCATGAAGTCGGATATTCTGGTCAGAATAAGGCAAGAAAAGCCAAGCTGACCTGCATTCGGTGGCTTTAGGGGGTAGGATGTAGGGGAAAAGCATCTCGGTCAGCTTCCGAAGGTAGAGCAGCTCGTCTCGCCTGCTACGCAGAGCCACGTGCAGGTCAGGCCCGTACTCCTCCAGAGCGGCTTGCTGAAGATACTCAGAGTTCTTCACTAAAGAAGGACAGAAACCGTGGCTTTACTGTTTGATTACATTGAAACTTTCAGCAAAATGCTCTGCATGGAGATTTAGTCACACGAACCTTTCTGACGTGCTTTGGTAATGATTTCAATGTGCTTCATTGCAGCTTTAAGAAGTTTTAGAGTAATCAGAGATGGTATGTCAACCTgcaaataaaagataaaaaaactaAGCTGCTAAATATtgctaatttaaaataattttgggGGAAAGCACAAAATATAGAGTAGAAATTCTATATTTTATCATATAAGCGATACCTTCTGAGCTCTCCTAACCAACACAGCAGCAAAGAAGCGCAAAGTGACTCTGAGCTCGTCCACAAACGCTTCATCATCGGTTAGGTCCCTGCCAAAGTGATTAACCATGTTCTCCATTAGTGTTTTTTCAACTTTGGTGTACATCTTTAACTGATTTTTCTCTGACAGATCTGAAATATGGACAAGACACGatgcaatgaaagtgaagtgatggtcattgtgaatcatggtgacaacgaaatatgtcctctgcttttaaccaatcaccaattggtgagcagtgggcagctatgaacaGCCCCTGGGGAGCAGCGGGTGCAGACAGTGCCTcagggtacctcagtggcaccttggtggtttgggattagacactttaaatgttttaaagtgaagtgattgtcattgtgaaacactgcagcacagcacatggtgcacacaactaaatgtgtcctctgctttcaaaccacccctttggtgagcagtgggcagccatgcagtgtgtagcagtgtgtggggcacctcagtggctcagtgatcggattcgaaccggcaaccttctgattatggggccgcttccttaaccactactGCCCCAATAAAACAACACTAACAAATGAATGGCACAATAATCATGTGTTGTCCAACCTTGATTTAAGGGAACAACTCACCTGTACCATGGATATACAAAGTTTTCAAGAACCAGCTCCAGAATCTAGAACATCACAAGTGCAAATTTCTTAATGTGTTAATatattgataataaaaaaaaaataacgaaaaaaaacaacataagaCAAAATGTCAAACCTCAGATAATGATGTGTCCACTTTAGAGGACACTTTCAAGTCCAGCCATGGCTGATAGTTCTCTAAAAGTAGTGTAGGTCTGATgagagaatgtttttttttttttaagtgtggaATTAAAATCCATCAAGCAGAAATGTCTACTTGTTCCCATCCTTACCTGtgtcttttacattttatcttCCCACATACAGCACAACTGTGTCCCAGGGGAAACAACTCCTGTTGCTCTTGCTGCAATACAAATAGGAATTGACGAGAATCGGACCGATCCTTGCCGAAATGTCCGCACCGCAGCGTTTACCTTGACCCTCGGCTTTATCGTGACGAGAAAGTTGGGCAGCAGCGTCTCGGGCCCCAGCGAGCAGtaaaacgtgaccacgcccgcGAGGAACGACCAGAAGACCATGAGGACGTGCAGGTACCTGCAACCGGATGGGGGGGGCGCGACGTTAGCGCTCGGCCCGTGCGGAGCGACCGACGTCGGGGCCGACGCGACGAGTCACCTGTTCAGCAGGACGGTGGCCAGCAGCAGGGCGAGCAGGAGGAAGCAGAAGAGGGGGTACTGGCGGCCCgcttccttcaccacgtccaGCTTCAGCCTCCGCTTCAGGCTCTCCAGGCGCCTCCCCGCGggagtcatttttttccctacCGGCGAAATTACTAGTGAGCGGACTCGAGCTGCCATTTTAAATGGAGACAGAAACATTTAAATCTCGACAGTCCCGGCCGCGGCTTCGTAGTGCCGACGCGCTCGTGAAACGGAATCGACACCGAGCCCAAAATTCCTTAATGTTTATGTTCCGTTTCTCATCCTTACCTGACGTCCAACAGCTAAGACGAACACAATTCTTcaggatttagattttttttgtttgtttaaaaaaaaaaaaaaaacgacgtcGTTAGCAGACAAGCTCCATATTTGCTCGGAAGGCTACACGCCGAACGCGAGAACTCGCCGCCAGCCCGGCCAGCCGCCGTGCCAACGTTGGCCCGCGTGGGTTCGCACTTTGACGGCCGCCGCTTGTGCGAGCCTGATGTCACCTCCGGTTGAAGACGGGGACGCCTGCAGGGGGCGCCGCCGAGTCCGAGCCTCTGTACACGAACCATTCCTAAAATCGTAAATTCCCTTCATGCGCACAACAActtttattatacacacacacacacacacacacacacactccctagttggtaacacactcgcctttgaaccagaagacccaggttcaaatcccacttactaccattgtgtccctgagcaagacacttaaccctaagttgctccagggggactgtcccctgtaactactgattgcaagtcgctttggataagggcgtctcataaaatgctgtaaatgtaaatgtccccatTCATCACAGACCAGCTACAAATTCTGCATCAGCCGTGACGTGGCAGTGGGATGGACAAGATAAAAGGGGAGCCACTGCCTAGAAATAACCATCCTGGTCCTAATGACAGGACAGATATGTCATGAAGGGCCTAATAAGCAATTACCTTACTGTCCCTTTTTCTGCCAAAAgacaatttaaagaaaaaaaaagctatcaAAAGTAAACAGTTTAAGGACACAGATAGAAATCAAAaactttattacaaaaataagtTACACTCACCTCATTTTACAGTATAAAACAATTTATTTGCAGGAATGCAAAAACGTTGTTGGCCACCAACAATAGTTTAAAACTGCTAACATCTTTTTCTTCAAAAGATTGTAATGATACAACTTTACTGAGAGGGAGTTAACTGTGTACAAAACCGGTTGAATGGTTCAGTCTTCCTTTTTGCTAGTAGTATACATGGAATATAAACCCATAGCTGCAGCGTCCCTTGCCCCCTGCTGAATGGCGCCACATCACCGGTCGGCTAAGCCAGCACTGCGCTCTCTATAGAGAGCTGTAGACCTCTGGTGGGCTTGACCTAAAAGGCAGCGGGCTTTGGAGTTGGAATGTGAGGCCATTCAAAAGTTGTGCATGATTGCGATAAAACCCTCCTCCCTCTTCATAAAAGGGATGGCGCTGGACATAATTCTTATGTGACAAAAGGTCGTCATATTAAAttggaacaaaagaaaaaaataaaagtggaaaaCCTCTCTTGGCGTGGAGGAAAGGGACACTGCAGGGCATTTCAAAAGCGGttgatgccttttttttttttttaatgatgttcaAGCCTTTACAAAAGTAACATTTAATTCCAAACTATCTTACAATCATACAACCAGTAACTACATAATCTGAAGAAGCAAGGCAGCTAATTCAGTTCAAAATAGGATAAAAGCAGGGCTTGTTTAGGCTCATCATGATTATTTTTGCATGCCCAGTTTGACTGATCGCAGCGTCAGAGCAGCAGCAAAATGACAAGAATTTCGTTAAGTACACCTGCCATGCGGCTGCTCTTGTGCATATTTCATGGGGAAACAAGCCCTGCTTTCATCAATACAAGTTTCcctatttacagtacaggcagGGTAGTTGAATCCTCTGTACTGAGGTAGTTAACCAACCCTTTTAAAAGACAAGTTCTGAAAAGAACCACTTTCCTGGAATGCCTGACTTATCCATGCAAGGTGGTTACACCATAAACCTGCagatgttttttctctctcatttttttttaaactcaaatCAATTTAGAATAACATGGATATTCTGACAATAAAATTGCAATTAGCACAAAATATACATTAGCATCAAGCTCATTTGAGCCACTTCAAccttaaaaactaaaaaaaaaaaaaagaaaaactaaaaaaaaaaaaaaaaagtgcaaaatacatttgacatttcGGCATCCTTTAGGACATCGGAatttcagaattatttaaaatggcatACTTTGGGTGGGAAGGGATCTAGGGGCATATTACAGGGGGTGGGATGCTTGTTATGCGAGGCTTCTTTCTATCTATGAAAACAGTAAGTCCAAGCACGTATCTTTTAGATTTTTCCGTTGACTTTATGGTGGCAGTATGGGAGATATGCTTCAGTAAGGCTGGAATATAACTGGGTAGGCCTTTTCAACGACCTTACCATCACATCCATTGGCAGCTTCCGGTGTAACCCCATGTAACAAGTCAGTCTTCATAACTGGTCAGGACCAGCCTCGACCCCTTTTCCCTGCtaatgaaacaaagaaaaagattAAAATCTTTCTATGATGCTCACAAGCATCTCAAAGGTCTGGTGCCAAATTCATACATCGATTTTGGCTTTTTCCAgcaacacaataaataaataaataaataaataaataaatggatggaTTGATGTATAGTTTACACCAAtgagccacaacattaaaaccacctgctaaatgtgtgtgagatgaattTTTGCAGACACAGCTGAGCAGCTGCTCAGCCAATAATGTAGTACAATAGCTCTTTAGATGGTTTCTAACTAATGCATATGCAGAACCTCACAGAAGACCTGCTGTTTTGCAGATGCTGTGACCCAATTGTGCAGCATTACACTATGTTCGTTTTCGGAGTCCCTGCTACCAACATATCAATTGACTGTACTACCTAATACATGCTCGTGCCGAAGTAATAATGGAAATTCTTACCTTCAAAAAAATCAacagttttaatgttgtggctaatAATTGTACATGTGCGCAAAAACCTGGTGGGGTGTAAAACAAATACGGACGGTGCAATGTGGAAATCTGAAATATTATGAAACCCTGAAAGCCGTGCAAATTGAGAACTATATGGACAGAACAAATGTAACACAAATTTGGAATGGCTGCAGAAAAGAGAAACATGCAAGTGTACAGTATATGCAAACCTTTGGTCCATTTCTTCCACATGGTGCCTTCAATAAGTATGCAATTTTCAGAGAGAGACATAGCCAAaaggaatttatatatatttaattaaataaaaagtaattaacATCCGCATGATAAAACCAAAAATTAAGATTTGATTAACATTTAACCTGGCTCCTTCCAAATTCACACTAACACCGCCTAGCCCACAATTTCTCCACACTGCCACATACCACGCGGCCTCGCTGCTGAGCCCCTCCTCTTGAGCCCCGCGTGCCTCGGCTGGTTCCTGGGCCGCCGCGCTGGGTGAAGCTGACCCTGCCCCTGGGTGTAGCAGCTCCGCGACCACGCAACATAGAAATGCCCCGGGCACCCCGCCCTCCTCGCCCCCTGCCTTGCACTTGGAAGTCGTCATAGCCGTAGTATGGATCGTCATAGCCGCCTCTGTAGTTGTGATAGTCGTAGCCATAGTAATCGTAATAATCTTCATAGCCATAGTAGTCGTGGGGGTAACAGtaccctcctctccctcctcgtcctcttcctctTGTGGGTGGAGGCATGTGCGGtgggccataataatagtaatCATCGTACCTGAGCACAGAAGGAGAAGTCAGCAAAAAAAACCTCATGAGAAAGATCAAGCGGTCAAGCTGCttttcctccaccaccaccttaCATTTGTGTCTTGGCTGCTTGTCTCTGAGCCTTGCGCTCCTTCCTCTTCTGGTCTGGAGGTTTGGCCAAAACAATTTCAATGTGTTCTCCTTCCAGATCCTTGCCATTCATGTCAGCCAGTGCCTGAGAAGAGAACCATCCTTAGACCGTGCCATCATTTTACAACGTCAgatttattcatgaaaaaagGGAGGTTACCTTGACAGCACCATCTCTTTCTTCGAAGTGAATGAATGCATAATCTTTCAGCTTTTTCACTCGTTCCAGTTTGCCAAATTGGCTGAAGGTCTTTTCAAGTATTTCTTCTGTTACAGTGCTTGCAAGGTTTCGAACAAATAAAACTTTAACCTTTggggagggaggagaaaaaaaaacaatatagttAATTTAAACTGTCTATTGAGCTTAATTGCAAAATACCACCATCATAATGAACCATTTCCACAATAGTAATGACAATACAGCTGCCTTCCATGAAGTTTACATTTATGCTAAAACCAAATTATTTGAGCATTCGATTTTAGTCATAATGGACAACTAGTGTGGTTTGCTCAAGTCCCCTACCTTGGCCATGACCTCTGGGTCAGGATCTTCAATGGGATCTGCCCACTCCACTGTCACCACATTGCCCCACACCTTCACCTTGCCGCTCATTAACCTGCGCCTTGCCTGGGCCGCTGTTTTGTGGTCTTCATACTCCAAGAAGCAAAATCCtctgttcttcttcttgtcATCAGGTTGATGGTACAGTATGACATCATTAAGACCTTCTGTTAAAATTCAACGATAACAAACCCAATAAGTCAATCACATAATGTCATGCTGAAAAATGACACTAGTTGTTTTCAAACCTAAAAATTTCTCCTCTGATCATGCTTACCTGTGACTTTAGCAAATTCCTCCACAATCTGATCTTTTGTTTTACTCTTAGGAATGGAGCCAACAAACAGTCTATTATTGGCAACAGAAATGCACACACCAATGTGTTTGCCAGGGCGAATTTCACTGTTGTTACACTGTGTGGAAAAAGATGTAGGAGGTCAGTTGGGGAATCCCTCCATTGTCCTGTTCATAGCTGAGATGGGCAATATGGGCAAAATCATTAATTTCATAAATCCATTCATAATACTAAAAACACACCTGGTACAACTAatgcaaaatgaattaaaataaattctcaAAATCACTATTACAACATTTTAATCTCTTGAGTTACTGGCCACACACAGCCTTACCAGCTTCACTGCCTCCTGAGCAGCCTCTTTAGTGCAGAAAGTGACAAAGGCGTAACCCCTGTTCAGGCCACTGAGGGGATCCATCATTAGACGCAAGTCCCAGATAGGTCCTGCTTTCTCAAACAGAGGGACCAGCTCATCTTCAAACAGATCTCTTGGGATCTTTCCCACAAATATCTGGttaaaataatcaaaacatGACAGTCAGTTGGGTAGTTGTATGCTAGTTATCGACATGCAGGTGAAATAAAATAAGGACATCCACTCAGATCTTAGCGGTTAGCCATCAGTGTAACAAGAGTTACTCCAGGTTTGAGTACAGAGATCATCATTGGGACTAAAGGAAATTATACGGGCTACATGGCTATTTTCTCCCACCAACACTCATGTGAAAACAAGGAAGAATCCTACCTCTGTGCCAATTGTGGGCTGTGCTCCTGAGTGGGCTGACTTTGGAGGAGGGCCACCATATTTCCTCTGACCTGTTGTTACATCGAGCGTGTAGCCAGTTCTCTCCAGCAGTGCCTGGGGAGGGAAAGCAGATTTAAGTAAATTTCATAAATATAACATGAAAGGTGGGTTAAGCTAATGGTAAAGACATACTTTTATTTTCACTTCATCTGGTCCTTTATTGGAATCTGACACTTTGGTCCCCTgtttctccctctgtctgtaCGTCTTCATTACTCCACAAAGAAAGGCACTTTTGTtctaaaggggggggggttgtttatTTGAAATGGTAAGAACCACAAACAACCACAGATATAGTCATAGATATTTATTATGAGAGCCTGCAAATAATTCAAAACCAGTGGCTCAATAGCttaaaattaaaagcaattttACTGACAATGCATTTTAAGCAGAAGTAAGCAGAGTATGTGTCTTTAATGAAACAGGACACTAATGGGGGGTAGGGGGGACAACAATGTGTGATAGTCAACAACGAGTCAGCATCACAAATGGGCTAAATAAGCTTGTTCATGAAAATTCAAATACCCCCATGTTCTACATTTGACATatgaggagaagaaaaaaaaaaaaaaaaaacacacctgaaCATGTGAAAGGTCACTGTCCTTAAACTGCTGTAGTACTTGCAGGGCACCGTCCTCGTTGAACTCCTTCAGCGCTTCAATTGCCCTTTCATCTAGGTCACTATGTGATACCAATCCTGAGGAGGGGCAGACAATGAGCATACAACCTGTAAGAGCAAATTATAAAGGACTTCCGGCCAACGTTACGCCAaacacattcattcatacaCTTAGGACCTATAATAGGCTTAAAAAACATCCAACATTACACACTACCAATACAGTCATTAAGGATAATTCAACTTTAAGCAATATGCCCAACATTTGCTTGGATGAACCATATAGCAACAGATGGCCAAAAATCTAGTCACGACTGTGCATGATGCCTACATCCTCAACAACAATCCAGCAGAAAACTAATTATGCCTAGCTTGCAAAGTCGTGTGTTTGAGTCAAAGACAGCAACAtggaccaaaaaataaaataaaatgtaagatGCACAGCTCAGGGGAAGCATGTCATAagtagatataaatatatatacacatgtttgttttgttccagACTGCAGTACCCATTTTGACAGGCAACCACAAAAAGTTGCTGAAAGTCCAAATTCCTACATTCAAAGTTCAATTTCATCACATGCAATTGCAAAGAACAGAAGAATGGAAGCAAATAAATGCTGGATGTTTAGCGGGCCTTACCTGCCATGTAAATTTCATCTAGTTTTTCTGCAACTTTTTTTGGTAAACCAGCTTCTAATAAAGACTGGAAGTGCTCTGAATGGGTAACTGCAGCAGTGGTCTCCATTGGTTCTTCTGTACCGTTTCCATTTATATGCTCTGTGGCCATGTCTCCAGATCTGCACAGATGCAATGAGCCAAATTAATCCAAAACGGGACAAAAATGTGTTACTCTTTATTTATGCCTATGCCGGCAGTCTACACACTAAAATATGTTCACTTGCACTTAATGCAGGAGGCCCATGCAAGGGCTTAATTTACAtagataaataatattcatCTGAAAGAGACCACCCTGTGTGCATCCCAGTCAGTAATTAACAATTGGCTCTATGTAAGACATTCCCTAAAAGACACATCTATAGATACACGGCCTAATTATTAAAAAGCAAACATATCCACCTAGCCAATCACAAGAAGACTAAGGCATATcctcaaaaaacatttatgcagCCTGCTGGATAACTGAAGTCCAAAATATAACGTTGTTCCTGTGCACTAAAACCAAAAGACACCACCCGAGGAAAGTTTAAACATTACTTCGACCCAATCTAACACCCGCCTTATTCACGCAGGATCTTGGCCAGATAACGGCGCAGATCCAATACACGTGTTCCACCAGCAGTTTCCGGTAACGTTTCTGCCTCGAGCATGTGCCAGACCCCGCCGTTCACAGTCATCTGCACATGCAAGCAGACGTGGTAAACACCAGGCCACGTCATTTTCGACCTCGTCACCGCTTAAAAGAGCGACAGCTATGTTTCAGCTATGTTCCTTGCGAAAAACCCGGGCAAATCGACAGCGTTGTTACAGCAGTGAATCAAGACAAGCATTTTAGGCAAAATAACCCAAGTCCTACATtaacgattaataaaaaacgCGTcgtcttggggaaaaaaaaaacacgaaactCGTTTTTAACCAGCGTTTCCAGTTAGCCAACGTTAGCTTAGCATTAGCTGCAGCCAgcccatgtgtgtgacattAGCCGGGCAGGTGAGCCTGTGTTGACTACACAGCCTCGTGGGACATCTGTACGCATCCCGCCCTATTACCTCCCGAAATGGGCATGGGCTCTGGTGAGATGACGCGGAACGGCTGCAAATTAGCGAGCTAGCCGGGCAACTTGGAACATGGCAGTAGGCCCCGGACGACCGAAGCTAGCCACACGCCTCCCAACAGCAGGGCAAGGTCTCTATTTACTAGCTACAGTACTCGTCCAGGGTTAGGTTATTCCGGGTCTTCCTAAGGCCTAGTAAAGTAACAGGCTCGTGGTTTTGTCCTTCAggagttacaaaaaaaaaaaaaaaaaaagactttcccCACTCAAAAGACCTAATTTAACCAAACAGATATCCATGGCAACGATACAGCGGGATATTTACTCTGGTCAGTTGAATTTGTAATGCACTTTCCACAAGTTAAGTCTCGCCGTGGTGAACTCTGGGGTCGAACCAAACGGCGATGAGGGCAACCGGGTTTCCCGTGAGCCGACACTGCGCGAAACGTGATCTGCGTCGTGGTAGGAAAAATtcgtaataaataaaacaaccgGACACGCACAGATCATTGGTCCCGGGGCTGAATCCGATTTTAAGTGTTGGCACCACTGGgcggtactttttttttttttttttttaataaatggtcATTCGcagtcagaataaaaaaaaaataataataatctttcaAATCGACACGCGTTTACAGTTCGGGAAATGGCTGGTTCTAAATCCCACCACTTCTCCAAGAGTTTCCAGACCGGTGCGAGAAGCTTGTAGCCGGCTAGCTAACGAGTCTGCCAACGTGCCGCCACATAGGGGAGTCCATTTTCAAAAAGCCGGTGTGGACAAACGTCCCGAGCAGTTCCCACTTTGTT includes the following:
- the LOC114792424 gene encoding sorting nexin-14-like isoform X4, which gives rise to MTPAGRRLESLKRRLKLDVVKEAGRQYPLFCFLLLALLLATVLLNRYLHVLMVFWSFLAGVVTFYCSLGPETLLPNFLVTIKPRVKQEQQELFPLGHSCAVCGKIKCKRHRPTLLLENYQPWLDLKVSSKVDTSLSEILELVLENFVYPWYRDLTDDEAFVDELRVTLRFFAAVLVRRAQKVDIPSLITLKLLKAAMKHIEIITKARQKVKNSEYLQQAALEEYGPDLHVALRSRRDELLYLRKLTEMLFPYILPPKATECRSLTLLIREVLAGSVFLPSMDYIADPDTVNHLLLIFIDNTPPEAATDPNSALVPFLQKYADPRCKKPSVLKLELKEIREQQDLLFRFMNFLKQEGAVHVLQFCLTVEEFNDKILCPELSDAEKLMLHDEVKKIYETYCLDESIDKIRFDPFIVEEIRNIAQGPYTEVVKLQTMRCLFEAYEHVLSLLENVFTPMFCHSDEYFRQLLRGAESPTRNSKLSRGTSKRGESFGISRIGSKIKGVFKSTTMEGAMLPSYGLAEGEDDMVEEAMMVLEDDSPMEAISTPSTPRNLSAWGITIPYVDFYDDDVKKERIPVFCIDVERNDRRAVGHETEHWSVYRRYLEFYVLESKLTEFHGSFPDTQLPSKRIIGPKNYEFLTSKREEFQEYLQKLLQHPELSNSQLLADFLSPHSMESQFHDKMLPDVNLGKIIKSVPGKLIKEKGQHLEPFIQSFFNSCESPKPKPSRPELTILSPTSENDKKLFNDLYKNNANRSETIEKKHNQNYFMEMITVEGVYDYLMYVGRVVFHIPDWLHHLLMGGRILFKNTLEAYTDYCLHCKLDQVLQEHRIVSLITLLRDAVFCENSEPRSFEYKQKRAKKTFEEMMNYIPDFLGKCIGEEGKYEGIRLLFDGLQQPVLNKQLTYVLLDLTIQELFPDLNKVQKETPTLMAPWM
- the LOC114792424 gene encoding sorting nexin-14-like isoform X3; translated protein: MTPAGRRLESLKRRLKLDVVKEAGRQYPLFCFLLLALLLATVLLNRYLHVLMVFWSFLAGVVTFYCSLGPETLLPNFLVTIKPRVKQEQQELFPLGHSCAVCGKIKCKRHRPTLLLENYQPWLDLKVSSKVDTSLSEILELVLENFVYPWYRDLTDDEAFVDELRVTLRFFAAVLVRRAQKVDIPSLITLKLLKAAMKHIEIITKARQKVKNSEYLQQAALEEYGPDLHVALRSRRDELLYLRKLTEMLFPYILPPKATECRSLTLLIREVLAGSVFLPSMDYIADPDTVNHLLLIFIDNTPPEAATDPNSALVPFLQKYADPRCKKPSVLKLELKEIREQQDLLFRFMNFLKQEGAVHVLQFCLTVEEFNDKILCPELSDAEKLMLHDEVKKIYETYCLDESIDKIRFDPFIVEEIRNIAQGPYTEVVKLQTMRCLFEAYEHVLSLLENVFTPMFCHSDEYFRQLLRGAESPTRNSKLSRNSLSLDDIRGTSKRGESFGISRIGSKIKGVFKSTTMEGAMLPSYGLAEGEDDMVEEAMMVLEDDSPMEAISTPSTPRNLSAWGITIPYVDFYDDDVKKERIPVFCIDVERNDRRAVGHETEHWSVYRRYLEFYVLESKLTEFHGSFPDTQLPSKRIIGPKNYEFLTSKREEFQEYLQKLLQHPELSNSQLLADFLSPHSMESQFHDKMLPDVNLGKIIKSVPGKLIKEKGQHLEPFIQSFFNSCESPKPKPSRPELTILSPTSENDKKLFNDLYKNNANRSETIEKKHNQNYFMEMITVEGVYDYLMYVGRVVFHIPDWLHHLLMGGRILFKNTLEAYTDYCLHCKLDQVLQEHRIVSLITLLRDAVFCENSEPRSFEYKQKRAKKTFEEMMNYIPDFLGKCIGEEGKYEGIRLLFDGLQQPVLNKQLTYVLLDLTIQELFPDLNKVQKETPTLMAPWM